One genomic region from Pseudoduganella dura encodes:
- a CDS encoding MBL fold metallo-hydrolase, translated as MTMPRVEFRLMKAGHCTHPECVAQRGGRWASVMFPALCGLLRHPQRGWILFDTGYSSHFQDATQPFPERLYRWTTPFTLPREEVLAAQLQRLGIAPGDITHVVMSHLHGDHIAGVRDFPAARLIAMRAEVQAMDARSRFGNLVHGTLPALLPADFRQRVAYADDAAQVALPPELAPFEHGFDLFGDGSVLAVPLPGHSRGQIGIVFRKECDRLVFMSADACWGLAALRADRGPGWLARRIFDRSDRYEETFRRLRRMDAGSGAPWLIPSHCAQTWKDYDETR; from the coding sequence ATGACGATGCCGAGAGTTGAGTTCCGGCTGATGAAGGCGGGCCATTGCACGCACCCGGAATGCGTGGCCCAGCGCGGCGGCCGGTGGGCGTCGGTCATGTTCCCGGCGCTGTGCGGCCTGCTGCGCCATCCACAGCGCGGCTGGATCCTGTTCGATACCGGCTACAGCAGCCATTTCCAGGATGCCACGCAGCCGTTCCCAGAACGCCTGTACCGCTGGACCACGCCGTTCACGTTGCCGCGCGAGGAAGTGCTCGCCGCGCAGCTGCAGCGCCTCGGCATCGCGCCCGGCGACATCACGCATGTGGTGATGTCGCACCTGCACGGCGACCACATCGCCGGCGTGCGCGACTTTCCCGCCGCGCGCCTGATCGCCATGCGCGCCGAAGTGCAGGCGATGGATGCGCGCTCGCGGTTCGGCAACCTCGTGCACGGCACGCTGCCGGCGCTGCTGCCGGCCGATTTCCGCCAGCGCGTGGCCTATGCCGACGATGCCGCGCAAGTGGCCCTGCCGCCGGAACTGGCGCCGTTCGAGCACGGCTTCGACCTGTTCGGCGACGGCAGCGTGCTGGCGGTGCCGTTGCCGGGGCATAGCCGCGGCCAGATCGGCATCGTCTTCCGCAAAGAATGCGATCGGCTGGTGTTCATGAGCGCGGATGCCTGCTGGGGCCTGGCGGCGCTGCGCGCGGATCGCGGGCCGGGCTGGCTGGCACGCCGCATCTTCGACCGCAGCGACCGGTATGAAGAAACCTTCCGGCGCCTGCGGCGGATGGATGCCGGCAGCGGTGCCCCCTGGCTGATCCCTTCGCATTGCGCCCAAACGTGGAAAGACTATGACGAGACTCGCTGA
- a CDS encoding F390 synthetase-related protein, translating into MTRLAELAIVVFYFLRTRALRFRSREALLAWQQKRVDAFLRRRLPQLPYYRDHIGAALPQLPVMDKPAMLANFAALNNVGIGLDEATATALAAEASRDFRPLIKGVTVGLSSGTQGPRGVFMVARREQLRWAGIMLARVLTGDLLRRLLWGRQPLRVAFFMRANSNLYGTLASRRIDFRFYDLLGGLDAHLAALQAQAPDILVAPARILGRIAALALEGRLQLAPRKVIAVAEVLEPDDRQRIERAFGGPVHQLYQCTEGFLGHTCEHGTLHLNEEFVHVEPEWLDAGRTRFVPIVTDFTRTTQHFIRYRLNDTLRVRATPCPCGSAALALDAVEGRCDDILWLPAADGGELSALYPDMIRHAISIAPRALPDYRIEQHGAALRIGVAGDDGASFDGIVQALQLAAGRQGLTAPVCRPMPFADTAEHIKRRRILCAVRPVLADFVTAEPSHA; encoded by the coding sequence ATGACGAGACTCGCTGAACTGGCCATCGTGGTGTTTTATTTCCTGCGCACGCGGGCCTTGCGCTTCCGTTCGCGCGAAGCGCTGCTGGCGTGGCAGCAAAAGCGGGTCGATGCCTTCCTGCGCCGGCGCCTGCCGCAACTGCCGTACTACCGCGATCACATCGGCGCCGCGCTGCCGCAATTGCCGGTGATGGACAAGCCGGCCATGCTGGCCAACTTCGCGGCCCTGAACAACGTGGGCATCGGCCTCGACGAAGCCACCGCCACCGCGCTGGCCGCCGAAGCCTCGCGCGATTTCCGGCCGCTGATCAAGGGCGTGACCGTCGGCCTGTCGAGCGGCACGCAGGGGCCGCGGGGCGTGTTCATGGTGGCGCGCCGCGAGCAGCTGCGCTGGGCCGGCATCATGCTGGCGCGGGTGCTGACGGGCGACCTGCTGCGCCGGTTGCTGTGGGGCCGGCAGCCGCTCCGGGTGGCATTCTTCATGCGCGCCAACAGCAACCTGTATGGCACGCTGGCGAGCCGCCGCATCGATTTCCGCTTCTACGACCTGCTGGGCGGGCTCGACGCGCACCTGGCCGCGCTGCAGGCCCAGGCGCCCGATATCCTCGTGGCGCCGGCGCGCATCCTCGGCAGGATCGCCGCGCTGGCGCTGGAAGGGCGGTTGCAGCTTGCGCCGCGCAAGGTCATCGCCGTGGCCGAGGTGCTGGAGCCGGATGACCGGCAGCGCATCGAACGGGCATTCGGCGGCCCGGTGCACCAGCTGTACCAGTGCACCGAAGGCTTCCTGGGCCATACGTGCGAGCACGGCACGCTGCACCTGAACGAGGAATTCGTGCATGTCGAGCCGGAGTGGCTCGATGCCGGGCGCACACGCTTCGTGCCCATCGTGACGGATTTCACGCGCACCACCCAGCACTTCATCCGCTACCGCCTGAACGACACGCTGCGCGTGCGTGCCACGCCGTGCCCTTGCGGCAGCGCCGCGCTGGCGCTGGACGCGGTGGAAGGGCGCTGCGACGATATCCTGTGGCTGCCGGCCGCGGACGGCGGCGAACTGTCGGCGCTGTATCCGGACATGATCCGCCACGCGATCTCCATCGCGCCGCGGGCATTGCCGGACTACCGCATCGAACAGCATGGCGCCGCGCTGCGCATCGGCGTTGCCGGCGACGACGGGGCATCGTTCGACGGGATCGTGCAGGCATTGCAGCTGGCGGCGGGGCGGCAGGGATTGACCGCGCCGGTGTGCCGACCGATGCCGTTCGCCGACACGGCGGAACACATCAAGCGCCGCCGCATCCTGTGCGCGGTGCGCCCCGTGCTGGCCGATTTTGTCACGGCGGAGCCTTCCCATGCGTAG
- a CDS encoding DUF711 family protein — protein sequence MPILRTITFGHALDGAAPEATAERVRGFFAHARRLLDETALSARCLRYVAPPVEQWLPDGDAATAGRVAVRLEQALGEDIWCCLPGPACDSQASVGRRVDLIDAIVGETRHVFTNMSVAGQQGLHNEAVTAAAETMARLGSTAARQQDNFRFAALAWIKPATPYFPAAWHDGAPGFSVALELAGPFLEACGRHDNFADRLDACRRELTGRVARVLPVLVRLAREQGVRFLGFDLSLAPFPGDETSAVAVVESLNGSRIGQLDFMFALYAINDMLQHSLPSLPMVGFNGTMLSVLEDTRLAEATASGDVGVKDLLLYSTVCGCGLDMIPVSADSDPARLATLVRAISTIAQKWRKPLIARLLPSTTNARGITRFEHDFIVNTSVLHLDAPTFMPTERVGVFEPLRRAA from the coding sequence ATGCCGATCCTGCGCACGATCACCTTCGGCCACGCCCTCGACGGCGCGGCCCCCGAAGCGACGGCGGAACGGGTGCGCGGCTTCTTCGCGCACGCCCGGCGCCTGCTGGACGAAACGGCATTGTCGGCACGCTGCCTGCGCTACGTGGCGCCGCCGGTCGAACAATGGCTGCCCGACGGCGATGCCGCCACCGCCGGCCGCGTGGCCGTGCGGCTCGAACAGGCGCTGGGCGAGGATATCTGGTGCTGCCTGCCGGGCCCCGCCTGCGACAGCCAGGCCAGCGTGGGCCGGCGCGTCGACCTGATCGACGCGATCGTGGGCGAAACGCGCCACGTGTTCACCAACATGAGCGTGGCGGGCCAGCAGGGCCTGCACAACGAAGCGGTGACGGCCGCCGCCGAGACGATGGCGCGGCTGGGTTCCACGGCGGCGCGGCAGCAGGACAACTTCCGCTTCGCCGCGCTGGCGTGGATCAAGCCGGCCACGCCGTATTTCCCCGCCGCCTGGCACGACGGCGCGCCGGGCTTCTCGGTGGCGCTGGAACTGGCCGGCCCGTTCCTGGAAGCGTGCGGCCGGCACGACAACTTCGCCGACCGGCTCGATGCCTGCCGCCGGGAACTGACGGGCCGCGTGGCCCGCGTGCTGCCGGTGCTGGTGCGCCTGGCGCGCGAGCAGGGCGTGCGGTTCCTCGGCTTCGACCTGTCGCTGGCGCCGTTCCCCGGCGACGAGACCAGCGCCGTGGCCGTGGTGGAAAGCCTGAACGGCAGCCGCATCGGCCAGCTCGATTTCATGTTCGCGCTGTATGCGATCAACGACATGCTGCAGCACTCGCTGCCCAGCCTGCCGATGGTGGGCTTCAACGGCACGATGCTGTCGGTGCTGGAAGATACCCGGCTGGCCGAGGCCACCGCCAGCGGCGACGTGGGCGTGAAGGACCTGCTGCTGTATTCCACCGTGTGCGGCTGCGGCCTGGACATGATTCCCGTTTCCGCCGACAGCGATCCGGCGCGGCTGGCGACGCTGGTGCGGGCGATTTCCACCATCGCGCAGAAATGGCGCAAACCGCTGATCGCGCGGCTGCTGCCGAGCACCACGAACGCGCGCGGCATCACCCGCTTCGAGCACGATTTTATCGTCAACACATCGGTGCTGCACCTCGATGCGCCCACCTTCATGCCGACCGAGCGGGTCGGCGTCTTTGAACCGCTGCGCCGCGCAGCCTGA
- a CDS encoding sensor domain-containing diguanylate cyclase — protein sequence MTASDSPPVSAWRQRLAGAGLAPLVLVPALVLAAGMAALLAYLITWQNQVGRLERAAVPRLERFAMQLFAPPRRYTYLPHLLANDRTLRDALSHPRDSALVREANAYLERQRERTGATVLYMLDAHGTGIAASNWREKISFVGVNYAYRPYYTRALADGDAHFYAMGTTSHRPGYFLSQLVTKDDGGVLGVAVVKADLTMPDVRDYGGEVLVTDAGGVAFLSSRADWQYRPLKALSASDGASVARTRQYDGVLRAPLDLRTKRTLDSGAAIVDIGESGHYYMVRRPVPETDWHVNLLLPLEDVDVAAARMALLAAGAVALAALSLLYLWQFRLRLAERERSRAELEGAHAALARQHDALTALSDQLRVQSSTDSLTGLFNRRHFMESLERLLGTAQRHGEPLAAMLVDADHFKRVNDEHGHPVGDETLRRLAAVLQEETRDGDVAARYGGEEFIIALPRTDAAAALTVAERILDRVRAIRTPVPGGTLTVTVSIGLAVAGPGEEMAELIRRADAALYEAKRGGRDRVVTSA from the coding sequence ATGACCGCCTCCGACAGTCCGCCCGTATCCGCGTGGCGCCAGCGCCTCGCCGGGGCGGGACTGGCGCCGCTGGTGCTCGTTCCAGCACTGGTGCTGGCCGCGGGGATGGCCGCGCTGCTGGCGTATTTGATAACATGGCAGAATCAGGTCGGGCGGCTGGAGCGGGCCGCCGTGCCCCGCCTGGAGCGTTTCGCCATGCAGCTGTTCGCGCCGCCCAGGCGCTACACCTACCTGCCGCACCTGCTGGCGAACGACCGCACGCTGCGCGATGCGCTCAGCCACCCGCGCGATTCCGCCCTGGTCCGCGAAGCCAACGCCTATCTCGAACGGCAGCGCGAGCGCACCGGTGCCACCGTGCTCTATATGCTCGATGCGCATGGCACCGGCATCGCCGCGTCGAACTGGCGCGAGAAGATCAGCTTCGTGGGCGTCAACTATGCCTACCGGCCGTATTACACCCGTGCGCTGGCCGACGGCGACGCGCATTTCTACGCGATGGGCACCACGTCGCACCGTCCCGGCTACTTCCTGTCGCAGCTGGTGACGAAGGACGATGGCGGCGTGCTGGGCGTGGCCGTCGTGAAGGCCGACCTGACGATGCCCGATGTGCGCGACTACGGCGGGGAGGTGCTGGTGACCGATGCCGGCGGCGTGGCGTTCCTCAGTTCGCGCGCCGACTGGCAATACCGGCCGTTGAAGGCGCTGTCGGCCAGCGACGGCGCCAGCGTGGCCCGCACCCGCCAATACGACGGCGTGCTGCGCGCGCCGCTGGACCTGCGCACCAAGCGCACGCTCGACAGCGGCGCCGCCATCGTCGATATCGGCGAATCGGGCCATTACTACATGGTACGCCGGCCCGTGCCGGAGACGGACTGGCACGTGAACCTGCTGCTGCCGCTGGAAGATGTGGATGTGGCGGCGGCCCGCATGGCGCTGCTGGCCGCCGGCGCGGTCGCGCTGGCCGCGCTGTCGCTGTTGTACCTGTGGCAGTTCCGCCTGCGGCTTGCCGAGCGGGAGCGCTCGCGCGCCGAACTCGAAGGGGCGCATGCGGCCCTCGCGCGGCAGCACGACGCGCTGACGGCTTTATCGGACCAGTTGCGCGTGCAGTCGTCCACCGACAGCCTGACGGGCCTGTTCAACCGCCGCCACTTCATGGAGAGCCTGGAGCGCCTGCTGGGCACGGCGCAGCGCCACGGCGAGCCGCTGGCGGCGATGCTGGTGGACGCCGACCATTTCAAGCGCGTCAACGACGAACACGGCCACCCCGTGGGCGACGAGACGCTGCGCCGCCTGGCCGCCGTGCTGCAGGAGGAAACCCGCGACGGCGACGTGGCGGCCCGCTACGGCGGCGAGGAATTCATCATCGCGCTGCCCCGCACCGATGCCGCCGCCGCGCTGACCGTGGCGGAGCGGATACTCGACCGGGTGCGCGCCATCCGCACGCCGGTGCCGGGCGGCACGCTGACCGTCACGGTGTCGATCGGGCTGGCGGTGGCGGGGCCGGGCGAGGAGATGGCGGAGCTCATCCGGCGCGCCGACGCCGCGCTGTACGAGGCCAAGCGCGGCGGCCGCGACCGGGTGGTAACAAGCGCCTGA
- the ychF gene encoding redox-regulated ATPase YchF, with amino-acid sequence MSLKCGIVGLPNVGKSTLFNALTKAGIPAENYPFCTIEPNVGVVEVPDPRLNQLAAIVKPERIVNAIVEFVDIAGLVAGASQGEGLGNQFLAHIRETDAIVNVVRCFEDENVIHVAGKVSPLDDIAVIQTELALADMGTVEKAIHRENKKARSGDKDAAKLVALLERVLPALNEAKPVRALGLSADEMDIIKPLCLITAKPAMYVANVSDTGFKDNPLLDQLTAYAAEQNAPIVAICAAIEAEIADLEDADKAEFLADMGMDEPGLDRLIRAGFKLLGLQTYFTAGVKEVRAWTIHVGDTGPQAAGVIHTDFERGFIRAQTIAFDDFITYKGEAGAKEAGKMRAEGKEYVVKDGDVLNFLFNV; translated from the coding sequence ATGAGTCTCAAATGCGGCATCGTCGGCCTGCCAAACGTCGGCAAGTCCACCCTCTTCAACGCGCTGACCAAGGCCGGCATCCCCGCCGAGAACTACCCGTTCTGCACGATCGAGCCGAACGTGGGCGTGGTCGAGGTGCCGGACCCGCGCCTGAACCAGCTGGCCGCGATCGTCAAGCCCGAGCGCATCGTCAATGCCATCGTCGAATTCGTCGACATCGCCGGCCTGGTGGCCGGTGCATCGCAGGGCGAAGGCCTGGGCAACCAGTTCCTGGCCCACATCCGCGAAACGGACGCCATCGTCAACGTGGTGCGCTGCTTCGAAGATGAAAACGTGATCCACGTGGCCGGCAAGGTCAGCCCGCTGGACGACATCGCCGTGATCCAGACCGAGCTGGCGCTGGCGGACATGGGCACGGTGGAAAAAGCCATCCACCGCGAAAACAAGAAAGCCCGCTCCGGCGACAAGGATGCGGCCAAGCTGGTGGCACTGCTGGAACGCGTGCTGCCGGCGCTGAACGAAGCGAAGCCGGTGCGCGCGCTGGGCCTGTCGGCCGACGAGATGGACATCATCAAGCCGCTGTGCCTGATCACGGCCAAGCCGGCGATGTACGTGGCCAATGTCTCCGACACCGGCTTCAAGGACAACCCGCTGCTGGACCAGCTGACCGCCTACGCGGCCGAGCAGAACGCGCCGATCGTGGCCATCTGCGCCGCGATCGAAGCGGAAATCGCCGACCTGGAAGATGCGGACAAGGCCGAGTTCCTGGCCGACATGGGCATGGACGAGCCGGGCCTGGATCGTTTGATCCGCGCCGGCTTCAAGCTGCTGGGGCTGCAGACGTACTTCACCGCTGGCGTGAAGGAAGTGCGCGCGTGGACGATTCATGTGGGGGATACCGGGCCGCAGGCGGCTGGTGTGATTCACACGGACTTCGAGCGCGGGTTCATTCGGGCGCAGACGATTGCTTTCGATGACTTCATCACCTACAAGGGTGAGGCTGGCGCGAAGGAGGCGGGGAAGATGCGGGCTGAGGGGAAGGAATACGTTGTCAAGGATGGGGATGTGTTGAATTTCTTGTTTAACGTGTAA
- a CDS encoding NAD-dependent epimerase/dehydratase family protein, whose translation MKILVTGGTGFLGRHLVWRLASTQAEVVFTGRNGAAAAQVLAAVPQAHERVRYIGIDHGTAGAEDCLRDAAEGADAIVHCAALASPWGTKAAFRKGNVASTAEVLAACAAHRISRLVHVSTPSIYFDYRDRIGIAEDAPLPPPVNEYARSKREAERLVQAAALPHGVVLRPRAIFGPWDAALLPRLLRLMRHGRVPLLRGGRALLDMTYVDNAVDAVLLSLRVPAAARTRVYNISNGEPIAVAALFERIAAGFGVPVDTVHRPYWLADLAVRALELGARLAPGWEPPVTRYSLGTIAFSQTLDLKNARDGLGYAPAVSLDEGIARTAAWWKGQGA comes from the coding sequence ATGAAAATCCTCGTTACCGGCGGCACCGGCTTCCTCGGCCGCCACCTCGTCTGGCGCCTGGCGTCCACGCAGGCCGAAGTGGTGTTCACCGGCCGCAATGGCGCCGCCGCGGCGCAGGTGCTGGCGGCGGTTCCGCAGGCGCATGAGCGCGTGCGCTACATCGGCATCGACCATGGCACCGCCGGTGCGGAAGACTGCCTGCGCGATGCGGCCGAGGGCGCCGATGCCATCGTCCACTGCGCCGCGCTGGCGTCGCCGTGGGGCACGAAAGCGGCGTTCCGGAAGGGGAATGTCGCCTCCACCGCGGAAGTGCTGGCGGCGTGCGCCGCGCACCGCATTTCGCGCCTCGTGCATGTCTCCACGCCCAGCATCTACTTCGACTACCGCGACCGCATCGGCATCGCCGAGGATGCGCCGCTGCCGCCGCCCGTCAACGAATATGCCCGCAGCAAGCGCGAAGCGGAACGGCTCGTGCAGGCCGCGGCGTTGCCGCACGGCGTGGTGCTGCGCCCGCGCGCCATCTTCGGCCCGTGGGATGCGGCGTTGCTGCCGCGCCTGTTGCGACTGATGCGGCATGGCCGCGTGCCGCTGCTGCGCGGCGGCCGGGCGCTGCTCGACATGACGTACGTGGACAACGCGGTCGATGCGGTGCTGCTGTCCCTGCGGGTGCCCGCCGCCGCGCGGACGCGCGTGTACAACATCAGCAACGGCGAGCCGATCGCCGTGGCGGCGCTGTTCGAACGCATCGCCGCCGGGTTCGGCGTGCCGGTCGACACGGTGCACCGGCCATACTGGCTGGCCGACCTGGCCGTGCGCGCGCTGGAACTGGGCGCGCGGCTGGCGCCCGGCTGGGAACCGCCGGTCACGCGCTATTCGCTGGGCACCATCGCGTTCTCGCAAACGCTCGACTTGAAGAATGCCCGCGACGGCCTCGGCTACGCGCCCGCCGTAAGCCTCGACGAAGGCATCGCCCGCACAGCCGCATGGTGGAAAGGGCAGGGCGCATGA
- a CDS encoding thioesterase II family protein: MNPWFTHFSRPAPHAAARLLCLPSSGGGSTLYRPWLGGLDDVELHAALLPGRERRMLEPPVQTMAAMIDGLVPAVAALADKPYFLFGHSMGALIAFELTRSLLARGIAPPRRLFVSAFRAPDLPNPKRDLHPLPDDEFIDALREYGGTPDAVLRHRETMEVLLPMLRADFRMHETYRYHAARALPVPITALAGRADDAVPASQMGGWAKQTDAGFDMHHFDGAHFFIHDNRDAVLKTLGESIHEELAVAWD; encoded by the coding sequence GTGAATCCCTGGTTTACCCATTTTTCCCGTCCCGCCCCGCATGCCGCTGCGCGCCTGCTGTGCCTGCCCAGTTCGGGCGGCGGTTCCACGCTGTACCGGCCATGGCTTGGCGGCCTCGATGACGTGGAACTGCATGCGGCGCTGCTGCCGGGCCGCGAGCGGCGCATGCTCGAACCGCCGGTGCAGACGATGGCCGCCATGATCGACGGCCTGGTGCCGGCAGTGGCCGCGCTGGCCGACAAGCCGTATTTCCTGTTCGGCCACAGCATGGGCGCGCTGATCGCCTTCGAGCTCACGCGCTCGCTGCTCGCCCGCGGCATCGCCCCGCCACGCAGGCTGTTCGTCTCCGCGTTCCGCGCGCCGGACCTGCCGAACCCGAAGCGCGACCTGCACCCGCTGCCGGACGACGAATTCATCGACGCGCTGCGCGAATACGGCGGCACGCCGGACGCGGTGCTGCGCCACCGCGAAACGATGGAAGTGCTGCTGCCGATGCTGCGCGCCGACTTCCGCATGCACGAGACGTATCGCTACCACGCCGCGCGGGCCTTGCCGGTGCCGATCACGGCGCTGGCCGGCCGCGCCGACGATGCCGTGCCGGCCAGCCAGATGGGCGGCTGGGCGAAACAGACCGACGCCGGCTTCGACATGCACCACTTCGACGGCGCCCATTTCTTCATCCACGACAATCGCGACGCGGTGCTGAAAACCCTGGGGGAATCGATCCATGAAGAACTTGCCGTTGCCTGGGACTGA
- a CDS encoding MbtH family protein yields MNTTAFNVVRNEEEQYSVWPAWRPVPAGWTTVGEPASREACLERIETLWTDMRPLSLRTGGER; encoded by the coding sequence ATGAACACGACGGCATTCAATGTTGTACGCAACGAAGAGGAACAGTATTCGGTATGGCCGGCCTGGCGCCCGGTGCCCGCCGGCTGGACGACGGTGGGCGAACCGGCCAGCCGCGAAGCGTGCCTGGAGCGCATCGAAACGCTGTGGACCGACATGCGGCCGCTCAGCCTGCGCACCGGCGGGGAGCGGTGA
- a CDS encoding 3-oxoacyl-[acyl-carrier-protein] synthase III C-terminal domain-containing protein — MNSRTTRIVGSGMAVPARQVSSAELDRELGLRTGTTFRQTGVERRFLSTTETAAQLAARACEAALADAGLRWEDIDCLVAASATMDQALPYNAALVHAELGLDHRRTATFDIGASCLSFLAGLDVMSYLVEAGRYRHVMLVSADIATFGLDWTRLKEGGIFGDGAAAVVIRKALPGETGALLSSSMVTLSAGVNHCRIPAGGSRFHPRRVAGPIEPLSLFRMEGKSVFRLVAAELPDFARRLLDQAGTAMDRIAAVVPHQASQLALDHLAKRLGIPDGRLVDIFARYGNQVSASLPTALHLALSEGRVRRGEQLMLIGTGAGLTMGGMVLTY; from the coding sequence GTGAACTCCAGGACCACACGAATCGTCGGCAGCGGCATGGCCGTGCCGGCGCGGCAGGTGAGCAGCGCCGAGCTCGATCGCGAGCTGGGGCTGCGCACCGGCACCACGTTCCGGCAGACGGGCGTGGAGCGCCGCTTCCTGTCCACCACCGAAACGGCCGCGCAACTGGCAGCCCGGGCCTGCGAAGCGGCGCTGGCCGATGCCGGGCTGCGCTGGGAGGATATCGATTGCCTGGTCGCCGCCTCGGCCACCATGGACCAGGCGCTGCCCTACAACGCGGCGCTGGTCCACGCCGAGCTGGGGCTCGATCACCGGCGCACCGCCACGTTCGACATCGGCGCCAGTTGCCTGTCGTTTCTGGCCGGCCTGGATGTGATGAGTTACCTGGTGGAGGCGGGGCGCTACCGCCACGTGATGCTGGTATCCGCCGACATCGCCACCTTCGGCCTCGACTGGACCCGGCTGAAGGAGGGCGGCATCTTCGGCGACGGCGCGGCGGCGGTCGTCATCCGCAAGGCGCTGCCCGGCGAGACGGGGGCGCTGCTCAGCTCCAGCATGGTCACCCTGTCCGCCGGCGTAAATCACTGCCGCATTCCCGCGGGCGGGTCGCGGTTCCATCCGCGCCGGGTCGCCGGGCCGATCGAGCCGCTGTCGCTGTTCCGGATGGAGGGTAAATCCGTGTTCCGGCTCGTCGCCGCGGAATTGCCCGATTTCGCCCGCCGCCTGCTGGACCAGGCCGGAACGGCCATGGACCGCATCGCCGCCGTAGTGCCGCACCAGGCCAGCCAGCTGGCGCTCGATCATCTGGCCAAGCGCCTGGGCATCCCGGACGGCCGGCTGGTGGACATCTTCGCGCGGTACGGCAACCAGGTGTCGGCATCGCTGCCCACGGCATTGCACCTGGCGCTCTCCGAAGGCCGCGTGCGGCGCGGCGAGCAGCTGATGCTGATCGGGACCGGCGCCGGGCTGACGATGGGCGGCATGGTCTTGACCTATTGA
- a CDS encoding 4'-phosphopantetheinyl transferase family protein: MKNLPLPGTEPLLVWVRTADVAAALPQAESWLGAAERDKARRFVFDGDRADFLASRFLLRRVLAELAHTAPERLAFETNRWGKPALCGRPELTFNLAHCRGAAVLLAGGGAPAGVDIEAVVPGRADPLVAQGLFHRAEQIQLLASPRCGYDRLFLRFWTLKEAVLKAEGSGLALPLDAFAALFDADAIVPLTVPASLAGRPFAFGQAELAPDLVCAWARVTGDRQSPTTWQLQATGAVLPAPQVRLGAGSYRPRAFASRSETVGKRCPKVHVEALPQLIDNLPPTLRENGCLSM; encoded by the coding sequence ATGAAGAACTTGCCGTTGCCTGGGACTGAACCGCTGCTGGTGTGGGTGCGCACCGCCGACGTGGCGGCCGCGCTGCCCCAGGCGGAAAGCTGGCTCGGCGCCGCCGAGCGCGACAAGGCGCGGCGCTTCGTGTTCGACGGCGACCGCGCCGATTTCCTCGCCAGCCGGTTCCTGCTGCGCCGCGTGCTGGCCGAGCTGGCGCACACGGCGCCGGAACGGCTGGCGTTCGAAACGAACCGCTGGGGCAAGCCGGCCCTGTGCGGCCGGCCGGAGCTGACCTTCAACCTGGCGCATTGCCGCGGCGCCGCCGTGTTGCTCGCGGGCGGCGGGGCACCGGCCGGCGTGGATATCGAAGCCGTGGTGCCGGGCCGTGCCGATCCGCTGGTGGCGCAAGGGCTGTTCCACCGCGCCGAGCAGATCCAGCTGCTGGCCAGCCCGCGCTGCGGCTACGACCGGCTGTTCCTGCGCTTCTGGACATTGAAGGAAGCGGTGCTGAAGGCCGAGGGCAGCGGCCTGGCGCTGCCGCTGGACGCGTTCGCGGCGCTGTTTGATGCCGACGCGATCGTGCCGCTGACGGTGCCCGCTTCGCTGGCCGGCCGGCCGTTCGCCTTCGGCCAGGCGGAGCTGGCGCCGGACCTGGTCTGCGCGTGGGCGCGGGTGACGGGCGACCGGCAGTCGCCGACCACGTGGCAGCTGCAGGCCACCGGCGCCGTGCTGCCGGCACCGCAGGTGCGGCTGGGGGCTGGCAGTTATCGGCCGCGGGCCTTTGCCAGCCGGTCCGAAACGGTGGGAAAGCGATGTCCGAAAGTCCATGTTGAGGCTTTGCCGCAACTGATCGATAACCTGCCGCCAACATTGCGGGAGAACGGCTGCCTTTCAATGTGA